One genomic window of Candidatus Eisenbacteria bacterium includes the following:
- a CDS encoding YfhO family protein, translated as MTRPSRGAKIGARQAGPREPKDAADLSRWAWALVALLVLVFFYPIAFGKVFLTPDSVAPAGFARIALDALQKRHVYALWNPYHFLGMPSFGSLTFVPYVYPLDLVFGFLNKTLHFPDLTWLLAHYLLLAVSMLALLRALGASAEGAALGALTFALTPNLVAVGVFGHGSQIMTAAYLPLLILLLDRFVRRGSPPALAGFALAAALQLLRGHVQIVFYTWLALGGYAVFLAVQGVREGRRGEAARALGGLVGGLALGFGMSAFLYLPTHEYAKLSVRGGGEGGGAGLEYATSWSFHPREILTFVIPSMFGFGGRTYWGSMPFTDYPNYMGIVPLALAIYGAMRWRGKVRWYLVTMAGIALAMSFGKHLKPLYALLYDHLPFFNKFRVPVMVLVLVQFATGALAAFGLTRALERGAPTKGREAADPGASWMRAAVLSAAGGVAVVALLHALSGPLEIAAIHSRPSFSAEAARQALDLASLDAIKSGVLLGLGFFVIALARRGRIGRLAAGVLILTVTAVDLWVIDRKIIDPEVGSPQEYAEYFKETPEVTFLKSDRSLFRVYPLQWNDSRLAAYGIASVLGYHPAKPKLYQALADTAQILSSLDMLRFLNVKYVLTDGYIPQGAPGLALRHDGDVKVYELEGALPRAHVVHRLKPVRNDSVTLAIIRTGNFNPAGEALWTGPDPLPPMEEPGVPDSVGVIRYDFNEAEFLVSTSAPGLFVLSDQYDPDWRATLDGVPETIHRVDYLMRGVLVGPGVHRIRFRYEPSALQAGVRISIVSLALTVGLAGAGLIRRRSARRSNPKNGEPAGEPAA; from the coding sequence GTGACGCGCCCCTCGCGAGGGGCAAAAATCGGAGCGCGGCAGGCGGGTCCCCGCGAACCCAAGGACGCGGCCGACCTTTCGCGCTGGGCCTGGGCGCTCGTCGCGCTCCTCGTCCTCGTCTTCTTCTACCCGATTGCGTTCGGAAAAGTCTTCCTCACTCCCGATTCGGTCGCTCCCGCCGGATTCGCGCGAATCGCGCTCGACGCGCTCCAGAAGCGGCACGTGTACGCGCTTTGGAATCCGTATCACTTCCTGGGAATGCCTTCCTTCGGGAGCCTCACGTTCGTGCCCTACGTCTATCCATTGGATCTGGTCTTCGGATTCTTGAACAAGACGCTCCATTTTCCCGATCTCACGTGGCTTCTCGCGCACTACCTCCTGCTGGCGGTCTCCATGTTGGCGCTCCTGCGCGCGCTCGGCGCCTCGGCGGAAGGGGCGGCCCTCGGGGCGCTCACGTTCGCGCTCACCCCGAATCTTGTGGCGGTGGGCGTGTTCGGGCATGGGAGCCAGATCATGACCGCGGCGTACCTGCCGCTCCTGATCCTCCTGCTCGACCGGTTCGTGCGGCGCGGATCTCCGCCCGCGCTGGCCGGGTTCGCGCTGGCCGCGGCTCTTCAGCTGCTCCGGGGGCACGTGCAGATCGTCTTTTACACATGGCTCGCGCTCGGCGGCTACGCGGTCTTTCTGGCGGTCCAAGGGGTCCGGGAGGGCCGGAGGGGAGAGGCGGCCCGCGCCCTCGGCGGGCTTGTCGGGGGGCTTGCCCTCGGTTTCGGGATGAGCGCCTTCCTCTACCTTCCCACGCACGAGTACGCGAAGCTCTCGGTCCGCGGCGGCGGCGAGGGGGGTGGCGCCGGTCTCGAGTACGCGACCTCCTGGTCGTTTCACCCGCGCGAGATCCTCACGTTCGTGATCCCCAGCATGTTCGGCTTCGGGGGCCGGACCTACTGGGGAAGCATGCCCTTCACCGACTACCCGAACTACATGGGAATCGTGCCGCTCGCGCTGGCGATCTACGGCGCCATGCGATGGCGCGGGAAGGTGCGGTGGTACCTCGTGACGATGGCGGGGATCGCCCTCGCCATGTCGTTCGGGAAGCACCTGAAACCGCTGTACGCGCTTCTCTACGACCACCTCCCGTTTTTCAACAAGTTCCGCGTCCCGGTGATGGTCTTGGTGCTCGTCCAGTTCGCGACGGGCGCTCTCGCCGCCTTCGGTCTCACGAGGGCCCTCGAGCGCGGGGCCCCGACCAAGGGGAGGGAGGCGGCGGACCCCGGCGCCTCGTGGATGCGGGCGGCCGTGCTGTCGGCGGCGGGCGGGGTCGCGGTGGTCGCGCTCCTTCATGCGCTCTCGGGGCCGCTCGAGATCGCCGCGATCCACAGCCGTCCCTCTTTCAGCGCGGAGGCGGCCCGGCAGGCGCTCGACCTGGCCTCGCTCGACGCGATCAAGTCGGGGGTCCTGCTCGGGCTCGGATTTTTCGTCATCGCCCTCGCGCGGCGGGGACGGATCGGCCGGCTCGCGGCCGGGGTTTTGATTCTCACCGTCACGGCGGTCGATCTCTGGGTGATCGACCGCAAGATCATCGACCCCGAGGTGGGATCCCCACAGGAATACGCGGAGTACTTCAAGGAAACGCCCGAGGTGACCTTCCTCAAATCCGACCGGAGCCTTTTCCGCGTCTACCCGCTCCAGTGGAACGACAGCCGGCTTGCGGCCTACGGGATCGCGTCGGTTCTGGGGTATCACCCGGCGAAGCCCAAGCTGTATCAGGCGCTGGCCGACACCGCGCAGATCCTGTCCAGCCTGGACATGCTTCGCTTCCTGAACGTGAAGTACGTGCTCACGGACGGCTACATTCCGCAGGGAGCGCCCGGGCTCGCCCTGCGCCACGACGGCGATGTGAAAGTCTACGAGCTGGAAGGCGCTCTGCCCCGCGCCCACGTGGTGCACCGGCTGAAACCGGTGCGGAACGACTCCGTCACGCTCGCGATCATCCGGACCGGCAACTTCAATCCGGCGGGTGAGGCGCTCTGGACCGGTCCAGATCCCTTGCCCCCGATGGAGGAGCCGGGGGTGCCGGACTCGGTCGGCGTGATTCGATACGATTTCAACGAAGCCGAGTTTCTCGTCTCGACCTCGGCGCCGGGGTTGTTCGTCCTTTCAGATCAGTACGACCCGGATTGGAGGGCGACCCTGGACGGCGTCCCGGAGACGATCCATCGCGTGGATTACCTGATGCGGGGCGTCCTGGTCGGGCCGGGGGTGCATCGGATTCGCTTCCGCTACGAGCCGTCCGCGCTCCAAGCGGGGGTCCGGATCTCGATCGTGTCGCTGGCGCTCACGGTGGGATTGGCGGGCGCGGGCCTGATCCGGCGCCGGTCCGCGCGCCGGTCGAATCCGAAAAACGGCGAGCCCGCGGGGGAACCGGCCGCGTGA
- a CDS encoding polyprenol monophosphomannose synthase, producing the protein MRALVIIPTYNERENLPELLRRIFAEGLPLEVLIIDDNSPDGTGAAADALAAADPRVHVMHRPGKMGLGSAYVSGFRHAIEHGYDAVFEMDADFSHNPDSLPEFLRELEKADLVVGSRYLHGVTVVNWPLKRLILSYLANVYSRVITGMPIKDATGGFKCFRRQVLESLDLSRVKSDGYGFQIEINFKAWRKGFRIREIPILFVDRRAGESKMSRRIVWEAAWMVWRLRILDLLGAL; encoded by the coding sequence GTGAGGGCGCTCGTGATCATCCCCACCTACAACGAGCGGGAGAATCTGCCCGAGCTATTGAGGCGGATCTTCGCGGAGGGTCTGCCGCTCGAAGTGCTCATCATCGACGACAATTCGCCCGATGGAACCGGCGCGGCGGCGGACGCGCTGGCCGCGGCGGATCCGCGGGTCCACGTGATGCACCGTCCCGGGAAAATGGGCTTGGGCTCCGCGTATGTCTCCGGCTTCCGACACGCCATCGAGCACGGCTACGACGCCGTGTTTGAGATGGACGCCGATTTCTCGCACAATCCGGATTCCCTTCCGGAGTTTCTGAGGGAGCTCGAAAAGGCGGACCTCGTGGTGGGATCACGCTACCTGCACGGGGTCACGGTCGTGAACTGGCCGCTGAAGCGGCTGATCCTCTCCTACCTCGCGAACGTCTACAGCCGCGTCATCACGGGAATGCCGATCAAGGATGCCACCGGCGGCTTCAAGTGCTTCCGCCGGCAGGTGCTCGAGTCGCTCGACCTGAGCCGCGTCAAATCGGACGGCTACGGCTTTCAGATCGAGATCAATTTCAAGGCGTGGAGAAAGGGATTCCGCATCCGCGAGATTCCGATCCTCTTCGTCGACCGCCGCGCGGGGGAATCCAAGATGTCACGGCGGATCGTCTGGGAGGCCGCATGGATGGTCTGGCGGCTCCGCATCCTCGACCTGCTCGGCGCGCTCTAG
- a CDS encoding glycosyltransferase codes for MHLSLIVIHYHTRAALGRLLQSLREAPPEPLREVLIVNNSGEPIEDLVEGVPARILVPGRNLGYARGVNEGIRAAREEAVLILNPDIQVLPGSIEALVRCAGEHPRAGILAPRLLNPDGTLQLSARRFYNWRTLLLRRAPLGPYAARSRTLRNHLMADWDHAETRAVDWVLGAAMLAPKRAVRDVGLMDERYFLYFEDVDWCQRMWRHGYEVLYCADASMVHEYTRGSAQLRARSIRAHAAGLLRFAEKWSAVLYAVSQNRKRLLALATLATDVLSAALAFLGAYAIRASLAPVFAKPIYPLPSYGGLLFFTVAVTLAALTANGLYRRSTFLDAIERAFSIGQAVIQAVLFLMAATFLFQTPRYSRVLVLLLAPLLYGALLATRTLVGRLGAGARRQGFAFRRVLVVGSGSEAERAREALEETRGEGFEPLKTAAPAEPGEPPEAAAARLKTLVESERIQIVCVVPQPDEVPYLLAAATALRDSGAAVYWAGSVAQLAAEESLGSLGRLRAVLLHSPSRGLSLRVRKRASDLLLSIFVAPFRWGALRAYLAGRGERYGPAEAWGRVWSGRLSWVGRSAYEADRWAGVPGWARLALESVRPGVVTPPDGASGDPMAKVAAELAYLSRFSLAEDLRVFLRATRGTIL; via the coding sequence ATGCACCTCTCCCTGATCGTCATCCACTATCACACCCGCGCGGCGCTCGGACGCCTGCTCCAATCGCTCCGCGAGGCGCCTCCCGAGCCGCTCCGCGAGGTTCTCATCGTGAACAACTCCGGAGAGCCGATCGAAGATCTGGTGGAGGGGGTGCCGGCGAGAATCCTCGTCCCCGGACGAAATCTCGGCTACGCGCGCGGCGTGAACGAGGGGATCCGGGCGGCCCGGGAGGAGGCCGTCCTGATCCTGAACCCGGACATCCAGGTCCTGCCGGGCTCCATCGAAGCGCTGGTCCGGTGCGCCGGAGAGCACCCCCGGGCCGGAATCCTCGCCCCCAGGCTCCTGAACCCGGACGGAACGCTTCAGCTTTCCGCCCGCCGATTCTACAATTGGAGGACCCTCCTCTTGAGACGGGCGCCGCTCGGGCCGTACGCGGCCCGGAGCCGCACGCTCCGGAACCACCTCATGGCCGACTGGGACCACGCGGAAACCCGCGCCGTCGACTGGGTTCTGGGAGCGGCGATGCTCGCGCCAAAGCGCGCGGTGCGGGACGTGGGGCTGATGGATGAGCGTTACTTTCTTTACTTCGAAGACGTGGATTGGTGCCAGCGAATGTGGCGCCACGGGTACGAGGTTCTCTACTGTGCCGACGCCTCGATGGTGCACGAGTACACCCGCGGGAGCGCCCAGCTCCGCGCGCGCTCGATCCGCGCGCACGCGGCCGGGCTGCTCCGCTTCGCCGAGAAGTGGAGCGCCGTCCTCTACGCCGTGAGCCAGAATCGCAAGCGCCTTCTCGCTCTGGCGACCCTGGCGACAGACGTCCTGTCGGCGGCTCTCGCCTTCCTCGGCGCCTACGCCATTCGGGCTTCGCTCGCGCCGGTCTTCGCCAAGCCGATCTACCCGCTGCCGAGCTACGGCGGGCTTCTCTTTTTCACGGTGGCCGTCACGTTGGCCGCGCTCACCGCCAACGGGCTCTACCGCCGGTCCACGTTCCTGGACGCGATCGAGCGCGCGTTCTCGATCGGGCAAGCGGTGATCCAAGCGGTTCTCTTCCTGATGGCGGCGACCTTTCTGTTCCAAACCCCGCGGTACTCGCGCGTGCTGGTGCTTCTCCTGGCCCCGCTTCTCTACGGGGCCCTCCTCGCAACGAGGACTCTGGTCGGACGGCTGGGCGCCGGAGCGCGCCGGCAGGGCTTTGCCTTTCGCCGGGTGCTCGTCGTGGGGTCGGGGAGCGAAGCCGAGCGGGCCCGCGAGGCGCTGGAGGAAACGCGCGGCGAGGGATTCGAGCCGCTGAAGACCGCGGCGCCCGCCGAGCCCGGCGAGCCGCCGGAGGCCGCCGCCGCGAGGCTCAAGACGCTCGTCGAGAGCGAGCGGATCCAGATCGTCTGCGTGGTGCCGCAGCCGGACGAGGTGCCGTACCTGCTCGCCGCCGCGACGGCGTTGCGCGACTCGGGCGCGGCGGTCTACTGGGCGGGCTCGGTGGCCCAGCTCGCCGCCGAAGAGAGCCTCGGCTCGCTCGGACGGCTGCGCGCGGTGCTGCTCCATTCCCCGAGCCGGGGCCTCTCGCTCCGGGTGAGGAAACGCGCGAGCGATCTTTTGCTCTCGATTTTCGTCGCTCCGTTTCGCTGGGGTGCGCTGCGGGCGTATCTCGCCGGGCGCGGCGAGCGCTACGGTCCCGCCGAAGCCTGGGGGCGGGTCTGGTCGGGACGACTGAGCTGGGTCGGCCGGAGCGCCTACGAAGCGGACCGGTGGGCCGGCGTCCCCGGCTGGGCGAGGCTCGCGCTCGAGTCGGTCCGCCCCGGCGTCGTGACGCCGCCGGACGGGGCTTCCGGCGATCCCATGGCCAAGGTGGCGGCCGAGCTCGCCTACCTGTCGCGCTTCTCGCTCGCCGAGGACCTGCGTGTGTTTCTCCGGGCCACGAGGGGAACCATCCTTTGA
- a CDS encoding GNAT family N-acetyltransferase — MKLKSRVACLSPPDRAAWDGLVASAPEATVFHTSAWAELWVAEWRGSRWVALVLEDEKGYAGGVPAIVRNRGIGRAVFSMPFGTYGGPLVRADHPDPASVRRELLGSFAQLAGGSWTLRSELTWYRGNRAEIPARLPAVERITHVLKLERDFEALAQGFAPPTRRLVRQAAESGLTIRSAADESDVRAYYDMAVETVRRRGGEAKPYSLYERIYRSFGPEGLARYHLVHHGETPVAGSLHLFHQGVAMNWLTVSSEASWPLRPNNFLIAGILVTLCDAGYLEYDLGGSPSDAAGLIRFKEGWGATPRPLVVAGRRSSAHRKLRG, encoded by the coding sequence GTGAAGCTCAAATCGCGGGTCGCCTGTCTGTCCCCGCCCGACCGCGCGGCGTGGGACGGCCTCGTCGCGAGCGCTCCCGAGGCGACGGTGTTCCATACCTCGGCGTGGGCGGAGCTCTGGGTGGCGGAGTGGCGCGGATCGCGGTGGGTCGCCCTCGTCCTCGAGGACGAGAAAGGATACGCCGGCGGGGTTCCCGCCATCGTCCGGAACCGGGGCATCGGCCGGGCCGTTTTCTCGATGCCTTTCGGCACCTACGGCGGGCCGCTCGTGCGCGCGGACCATCCCGACCCTGCGTCCGTGCGGCGCGAGCTGCTCGGGTCCTTCGCGCAGCTCGCCGGAGGGAGTTGGACGCTGCGCTCGGAGCTGACCTGGTATCGGGGGAACCGGGCCGAGATCCCGGCGCGGCTTCCGGCCGTCGAGCGAATCACGCACGTGCTTAAGCTGGAGCGCGATTTCGAGGCTTTGGCCCAAGGGTTCGCGCCGCCCACCCGCCGCCTCGTCAGGCAAGCCGCCGAGAGCGGCCTCACGATCCGCTCCGCGGCCGACGAATCGGACGTGCGCGCGTACTACGATATGGCGGTGGAAACCGTTCGTCGCCGCGGCGGCGAAGCGAAGCCCTACTCCCTCTACGAGCGGATCTATCGTTCCTTCGGGCCCGAAGGGCTCGCCCGGTATCACCTGGTCCACCACGGCGAGACGCCGGTCGCCGGGAGCCTTCACCTGTTCCACCAGGGGGTCGCCATGAACTGGCTCACCGTCTCCTCCGAGGCGAGCTGGCCCCTGCGTCCCAACAACTTCCTTATCGCTGGAATCTTGGTGACCCTGTGCGACGCCGGATACCTCGAGTACGACTTGGGCGGCTCTCCCTCCGACGCCGCCGGCCTGATCCGCTTCAAGGAGGGCTGGGGCGCGACACCGCGGCCGCTCGTCGTGGCCGGGCGGCGGAGCTCGGCGCACCGGAAGCTCCGGGGGTAG
- a CDS encoding glycosyltransferase family 4 protein has translation MRILLLAHGPSVHTRRWASALRERGHDMLLLTAHECADPGIPARVVGSPWPVKALRYWSALGAVRREMRAFRPDVTVAHFLPNYGFLAALAQAHPWLLVCWGSDLLTNARLSPLHRARARYVLRRAGLIHVDAAVLAEAAVALGAPPARVWTRPWGVDAGAFGPAGEFRAARNGARTIRLLWTRQLEPVYDPETFVRALGILKRRGLPFHATMAGEGSLRASVEARIRAEDVARHVVLEGFVGPDRLRALHREGDFYVSLARSDSTSQSLLEAMAAGLLPIVSDIAGNREWVTHRRVGYLVPVGDPEALACAIAEASRDPEAVTYRARARAAVSARARFADTLEQLEAKLAALARSGSAR, from the coding sequence GTGCGCATCCTCCTTCTCGCGCATGGGCCTTCGGTCCACACCCGCCGCTGGGCCTCGGCGCTTCGGGAGCGCGGGCACGACATGCTCCTCCTGACCGCCCACGAATGCGCCGACCCGGGGATCCCCGCGCGGGTGGTCGGCAGCCCCTGGCCCGTGAAGGCTCTCCGCTACTGGAGCGCTCTCGGCGCGGTGCGGCGGGAGATGCGGGCCTTTCGGCCCGACGTGACCGTGGCGCATTTTCTGCCGAACTACGGGTTCCTCGCGGCGCTCGCGCAAGCCCACCCGTGGCTGCTCGTCTGCTGGGGCTCCGATCTCCTCACGAACGCGCGCCTCTCGCCGCTCCACCGGGCGCGCGCCCGCTACGTTCTGCGCCGCGCGGGGCTCATCCACGTGGACGCGGCGGTGCTCGCCGAGGCCGCCGTCGCGCTGGGCGCGCCTCCGGCGCGGGTTTGGACGAGACCCTGGGGTGTGGACGCCGGCGCGTTCGGGCCCGCGGGCGAATTCCGCGCCGCGCGGAACGGGGCCCGGACCATCCGCCTTCTTTGGACCCGCCAGCTCGAGCCGGTTTACGACCCGGAGACCTTCGTTCGCGCGCTCGGCATCCTCAAGCGGCGCGGCCTCCCGTTCCACGCGACCATGGCGGGGGAGGGGTCGCTCCGCGCGTCGGTCGAGGCGCGGATTCGGGCCGAGGATGTCGCGCGCCATGTCGTGCTCGAAGGATTCGTCGGTCCGGACCGGCTCCGGGCGCTCCACCGCGAAGGAGACTTCTACGTCTCGCTCGCGCGCTCCGACTCGACCTCCCAGTCCCTCCTCGAGGCCATGGCCGCGGGCTTGCTCCCGATCGTGAGCGACATCGCGGGAAATCGCGAGTGGGTGACGCACCGCCGCGTGGGCTACCTGGTTCCGGTGGGCGATCCCGAGGCCCTCGCGTGCGCGATCGCCGAGGCGTCGCGGGACCCGGAGGCGGTTACCTATCGCGCCCGCGCCCGTGCTGCGGTGAGCGCGCGCGCGCGCTTTGCGGATACGCTCGAGCAGCTCGAGGCAAAGCTCGCGGCGCTCGCTCGATCGGGGAGCGCGCGCTGA